The sequence ATTGGCGGCCCGTGTTCCCCACAAAGCCGCAGCAGAAGCTCCCTTCAGAACTTCCATGCTCTCAATATCTTCGGGATTAATATCGTTGATCCGGGATTGCTGGACGATGCCATTGCCAGCAGCTGTGCCGTTGTTATCGCTGGAGTTGCTGACCGGAATGCCATCGACAATAAACAGTGGCTGGGCATTACCGTTGATCGTGTTTTGACCGCGAATCTGGATGTATGCGCCTGCTCCCGGATCACCGCCATTACGCGTGATCACAACGCCGGATGCTTTGCCGCTAAGGCCTGTCAGTAAGCTGGTTTCACCTGATTTAGAAATGTTCTTGCCATCAACGGTCGATACGGATGAGGCAAATTTGTCGCGTTCTTCCTTTATGCCGAGCGCCGTTACGATTACCTCGCCTAATTGTTTGGTGTCGCTTTTGAGTTTAACATCAATAGCCGTTCGTGTGCCGATGGGTTCCTCGACAGTTTCCATACCCACTGCCGAAAAGATTAACGCATTGCCCGAAGTTGGAACATTTATGCTGTATTCACCTTTAGCATCCGTGACTGTACCGATTGTTGTTCCTTTGACGACAATCGTGGCGCCCGCAAACGGAATGCTCCCTTCATCGACAACAACAGTGCCGCTTATTTTTCGGCCCTGTGCCCATACATAAGCACAACTAGAGCATGCCATGAGCAAGCTCAGCAGTAGTAGTTTTTTCATGAAGTTCTATGGTTAAGAAAACGCAATGTTTACTGTGCAAAAGTAGATTTTATTCGCTTATCTCAAAATATTGTTCCTTATTTTAATCTGAATTAAAAATATTATTCTACGTATGCAAGATTATAGGAAATAAATTATATTTTAATTTTATTTTAATGACGCTTTTATAACGTCTATTATACCTAGGAAGTAATCCTTTTTCTGTATCAGGTATGCTACTCTGAGTAATAGGTAGGTAATTTCCTTACTAATATTTCTTCTGCATGCGGGTGTTAATTGATTTATAAAACAGAATACTAAGTTGGTTTCTATGAAAATAATGCCATTCAGTGATGATGTATCCGGAGTTTATTAGCCCCACTTCATGCCGATAGAAAAATAAATTTATAAGTATTTTTTGCAGTAAAATCCTCAGATTCGATTTGACCGATTGCTCTTACAGGATTCAGGAGAATAGTTAGATTTGTCTATTAGCCTGAAAAGCGGTCGATGTGGTGATGTAATGAACAGGCAGGAGTCCTATATTAAAATAGTACAGTAACTTGCTTTGGATTGTGTTCATTAACCATCAATAGCATGAAAATACGTACAGCTGGTCTTCTGTTTTTATTCCTATCAATTACATTCGCGAATGCCCAGCAACCCATTCATCTTATTCCACAACCTGTTGATATACAGGTACAACGGGGCAGTTTTTCCATTACAAAATCGGCTTCTATAAGTTATAATAAACCTCAGGCTCAGGCTGTTGCCGACATGACGGCACAAAAACTGAATATGCCGACAGGATTTGGAATAAGAGCACAAGCGGGCAAAAAAGGGGCTATTCGGTTCGATTTGAATGACACCCCAGATTCGAAGCTCGGTAAAGAAGGGTATACACTCGATGCATCTTCGAAAGGAATTATCATAACGGCCAATGAGCCAGCCGGGCTGTTTTATGGTATGCAGTCACTTCTCCAGTTATTGCCCAAAGAGATTGAAAGCAAGACCGCAACCACTGCAACCTGGACCATACCGGCTGTTCGTATCACCGATTATCCACGATTTGCCTGGCGGGGAATTATGCTGGATGTGAGCCGTCACTTCTTTTCAAAGGAAGACGTCAAAAAGTACATCGATCAATTGGCCAGGCTGAAATACAATACGTTTCACTGGCACCTGACCGATGATAACGGCTGGCGAATCGAGATAAAATCGTTGCCAAAACTTACCGAAGTGGGTGCCTGGCGGGTACAACGGGCAGGTCATTTTGGGAATCGACTCGATCCAAAACCTGGTGAAACGGCATCTTATGGCGGATTTTACACACAAGAGGATATCAAAGAAATTATCAAATTTGCACAGGACCGTAACGTTACGATAGTTCCCGAAATCGATGTTCCCGGCCATAGCATGGCCGCTTTGGCCGCTTATCCGGAATTGAGTTGCACCAAAGCGACTGTCAGCGTAAACCCTGGAACCGCCTTTTCGGAGTGGTACGGCAACGGCACATTCAAGATGCTGGTCGAGAACACACTGAACCCATCGGATGAGAAAGTCTATGAATTTCTCGACAAGGTTTTTACCGAAGTTGCCGCGCTTTTCCCGAATCCATACATTCACGTTGGTGGTGATGAGTGCTACAAAGGATATTGGGCGCAGGACCCTGGCTGTCAGGCTTTAATGAAGCAGTTGAATATTCGGCATGTCGAGGATTTACAGGGCTATTTTATGAACCGTGTCGAGAAAATTCTAAAGGCAAAGGGTAAAAAATTGCTTGGTTGGGACGAAATCCTGGAGGGTGGTATTTCGCCGGAAGCAACGGTCATGAGCTGGCGGGGTGTTAAAGGGGGCATCGAAGCCGCGCACATGGGCCACGATGTTGTGATGACACCAACCACGTTTGCGTATATCGACTACCAGCAGAGTGATATTGATCCACCGATCTACGCTAGCCTGCGAACAAAGAAAAGCTATAGTTTCGAGCCGGTTCCGGATGGTGTAGATGCGAAACACATTCTGGGTGGTCAGGCAAACCTATGGACTGAGCAGGTTCCTAATCTTCGCTATGCCGAGTATATGAGCTACCCGCGTAGCTGGGCGCTGGCCGATGTATACTGGTCGCCAAAAGAGATAAAAAACTGGGAGACATTTGTGCCCCGGATGGAAACGCATTTTGATCGGGCCGATGTAGCACAGATCAATTATTCGCGTGCCGTTTATGACGCCATCATTAAGACAAGCCTGAAGAACGGTAAACTGGTGCTGGAACTGGATAGCGAAGTACCCAACCTCGATATTTTTTACAGCATCGACGATACCATGCCGGATGCGTTTTCAACGAAATATAGCCAGCCCGTCGAGCTACCCGATGGCCCTATCACGCTTCGAGTGATCACTTATCGGGCAGGAAAGCCAATCGGACATTTGATTATCCTTTCGCGGGATGCCTTGCAGAAGCGAGCTGGGCGTTAAATCGATGCATCGTGAGCCAACGTATGTATAAGCACGTTGGCTCACCGCTTATTGGTGAAGCTCAGTACGCCTATTGCTGTATGTGAGCATCCGGAAATCGTTTCGGGTATTCCTGAAAATTAATGTAATTGATCCAGTGAAGTAAAATAATGCCTGATAATCAGTTGATTATGTGATATTTTGGCTATTTTCTATTGGCTAAATATGGTAGTACAAAGCCAAATAATTTTGTAAACTTGTGAAAAATACAGCGATGGAAAGCACACAAATCGATATACAAAGCCGACTGCTGGCTGATTGTCAGGAATTCCTTGAGGTCACGGATAAGCTTTCAGAAGACCAGTTTAAGTGGCAGGTCGATGGTAAATGGTCGGTGGCAGAGGTAATGCAGCATTTGTATTTATCGGCCCGGCCAGTAGCTCGATTAATGACCGGACCACGGGAAGTATTCAGCCAATGGGGGCAGGCAGAAATGCCATCCAGATCGTACGAAACAATTGCCGCTATCTATCAGAAAGCGCTAACACTACGGCGACAGGCACCCCCGTCCATGTCTCCCCGGCCCGAAGATATGCAGGTTGAGAAATCTGTAATCATCGATCGATTTTCTGGCATTTATCAGGCATTGACTGAAGCCACCAATGGCTGGTCAGACGATGATCTCGATTTGTTGCTGATACCGCACCCATTACTTGGTTACCTGACTGTTCGGGAGATGCTGTTCTTCACCAGCACCCATACGCAACACCATCTACGATTATTACCGAAGCTGTAAGGATCTTACCGGGCCAGCCGGAGTCCACGATTACCGACCTGACCAAAATAATAATTGACGCCAAATTTTAGTCGGCCGCCCTTACCACGCCCAACAGTAGGGTCGAACTTGTTATAATAGTTTCCTTCATAACTGACCTCGGCCCCTAACCGGTGCAGAATCCAGAACATAACGCCTAGCTCAAGGCCGACGCTGGTATAGGTAGCTTTCGTTCCAGCCGGAATATTTTCCGAAAATTCGCGTCCACCATTCAAACTGGCTCCAATAAAACTGCTTATCCGGGTTCGAAAGGGGTAATATCGGACAAACAGACCTGCCTGACGAGCATGGTATTTATTGCCAACGAGCCGGTCATAGTCATAGCGCAAACCACCCACAAAACCCGGCTGAAAGAAGTACCCTAAACGAGCGTTGATATCGGTGTAGACCTTACCGCTAGTGGCACCAAAGCCGACCCCACCGCCTACAAAAACATTTCCCGGCTGGAACCAGCTCAGTTGATTGTTTTGCATGTAATTGCGGGATTTTTCAATTTCTTCGTCTAGCTTATCTTCTACCTGACTGGCTTTTTGCCGGGCATCCTGCCGGGTTTTTTCATCAATAAGCGGCTTCGAACGGCCTGTCGAATCGGCATTATTCTGAGCATGGGCAGCTAACGACAGGCAAGTTAGCAACGCTGCGGTTGTTAGTAAATTTTTCATCGTCGTTGAGTTAATACACGTTGTTTATAGAACGTTGACTTAGTAAACTGTAAACAGGAAATAAGGTTTGTTTGATTTAAGGCGCTTTCCTGGTAGGGCTTTTGCCTAGAGCCGTGCCACGGTTACTACTGATGCGCAAACAAACCATGACACGGCTCTAGGCAAAAGTATTTCTTGGGTATATACAATAAAAAAAGCTCCCTTGCGTAAACAAGGGAGCTTTTTCTGGGAAAGAGACAAAAACAGAAATTTATTTCTGCAACTGATTAATGAGCGTATCTACCTGCTCAATCGACACAGCCGGGAAATTGGCTATCCGAATTTGTGACTCTTTGAATTTCCCATATCCCGTTCCGACGACCATGCCAGCCTGTTTTACATTTGAAATGACATCGGCAGATGGCTTCTGGGTTGTGGCTACAATAACCGTTTGCGACCGATGCCGGTCCTGTTTAACAAACGGTGAATAAGCATCCGAAGCATCCAGAAATTTATAGAGCATTCGGGCCTTTTCTTCGGTTTGTTTGCGGATGGTATCGATGCCGATTTTATTGAAATCTTCGGCTATTTTCCCCAGCAAATAGATGAACAGTACATTCGGTGTCGCGGGTGTTTCAAATGTTTTATAATGGCTCCAGAGTGTTGGCAGCGTGTTGTGCGCACCAACCGTGAGATTCTCATATTTCTGGAGACGTTCTGCTTTGTCCAGGCAGGCCTGGCTGGCGATCCACACACCCAGACCAGCAGGCATACCGAACGCTTTTTGTACCGAGAAAAAGGCAGAGTCGATCACACTGAAGTCCAGATCAGGATACGGAGCCGACGAAACCATATCGACAACCACCAATTTCTTCGAATACTTGCGCTTCAGTTTATGAATATCTCCGGTGCGCATCTGTACCCCCGACGATGTTTCGTTATGCGTCAGACAAATCAGTTCGGCGTATTCAGGCACCTCAACATCGGCATAATCAAATCCTTCGCCAAATGGCTTTTCGTGCAAATGAGCGAACTTATGCAGCGAATTTGCGTAATCGTAAAATTTCCGGGAAAACGAACCATTGACGAGGTGAAAGCTCTCGTGTTCAACGCAGTTAAACAAAACGCGTTCCCAAACTTCGGAGGCCGATCCGGTAAAGAAAATACCGTGCGTGTCAGGAATAGTCAACAGCGTGCGCAACTGTTGGTCGGTGAACTTATAGATGTCCCGAAATTTTTGGCTTCGGTGCGAAATCGATCCAATCTGCTCATCCATTGCGGTTTGCAAATGCTGATAAAGCGTTGGGTATAACTCGGCCGGACCGGGAGTAAAGTACGTTTGTTTCATTCTCAACAGAGTGAATGAGCAAACGAGTGAACGAGTAAATAAATGGGCAACCGACGTTAACCCGCTCATTCACTCATTCACTCATTCGCTCTTTAATAGAGCAGCCGGAATTTAATGGTCTGGTCGATTTGCTTCAATTCTTCGACCACTTCGTCAGCGTATTCTTTGGCAACATCGGTAATTACATAGCCGATCAGCTCATTAGTTTTGAGGTATTGACCATGAATATTGATGTGGTACTTGGCAAAAATGTTGTTCATTTGGGCCAGAATGCCGGGTACGTTGGCATGAATGTGCAGGAGCCGGTGCGAACCCTTCAGTAGAGGCAGTTGAAGCTCTGGGAAGTTGACGCTGCCGTAGGTGCTGCCATTATTGATGTATTCGAGCAACTTACCCGGAACGAAGTTGCCAATATTCTCCTGTGCTTCTTCGGTACTGCCGCCAATGTGGGGAGTCAGAATGACATTGGGCTGGTTACGCAACGCATTGATAAACTCTTCGTTATTGGTTTTCGGCTCATGCGGGAACACATCGACTCCAACACCAGCAACTTTTCCCCGTTCGATGGCATCGACCAGCGCCGGAATATCGACGATATGCCCACGTGACAGATTCAGGAAGATAACCCCGTTTTTCATTAACCCGAATTCGCGGTAGCTAATCAGATTTTTGTTCTCTTTCCGGCCGTCGGTATGCAGCGAAATAATGTCGGCAATAGCCAGCAATTCATCCAGTGATTTGCACTTGCGGGCATTACCAAGGGCAAGTTTGTCGACGACATCGTAGAAGTACACTTCCATGCCCAGCGCTTCGGCCACCACAGAAAGCTGGGTGCCGATGTTGCCGTAACCAACAAGTCCCAGTTTTTTACCCCGTACTTCAAAGCTGTTCTTGGCTGATTTGTCCCATACACCCTTATGCATCGAATTGCTCTTGGGTACGATGTTTCGGATGAGCATAATGATCTCACCGATAGCCAGTTCAACGACGGAGCGGGTGTTGCTGTAAGGAGCATTGAAAACGGCGATACCGCGGTCGGTGCAGGCGGTCAGGTCAATCTGGTTGGTGCCGATACAGAACGCACCAATCGTCATGAGTTTATTCGCATTTTCCAGCACGCGCTGCGTCACCATAGTTTTGGAGCGAATCCCCAGAATCGATACATCGCGAATGGCCTCGATCAACTCATCTTCATCAAGAGCCCCTTTTCGGATTTCGACGTTAAAGCCTTCCTGTTCGAACAGCTTCACCGCCACTGGATGCACATTTTCAAGCAGCAGAACCTTAATCCGGCTTTTTGGGTATGACTGGCTACGACTCAAGTGATTATGGTAGAGAAATTCGTCGAGAGAAGGCGCAATGTGATCGGCTTTCGCGACCACGCTCGGCCGCAACACATTTTCCGTGAAGGCGTAGAATCGATTGGCCAGCCCGGCTGCCCGGATTTCATAATCGGTATACCCATCGCCAATAACGTAAACTTCACCGTCGAGGTTTAGATTCCGGATCACCTGCGATTTTCCTCCATTGGCCGACAGTGGATTGGCGCGGTCAAAACCAACGATACTGCCCGTTTCATCGAACACGAATGTATTGGCAAATACATTATCTGGCAGCACGCCCAATGACGTAACAATAGGAACGATAAACTCCCTGAACCCATTTGACACAACATAAATAGTTTCGGCGTTTTCGCTAAGAAACTGTTTGTTGCGCTGAAACGAATCAGAAATTTTGCCCATCAGCGTTTCAATCAGGGCAGGAAGATGGTCGCGGTGTGCTTTCAGCAGGTTCAGTCGGAGTTCCAGCGATTCGGTGAATGAAATTTCACCCGACATACCCCGATCGGTAATGGCTTTGATCTGATCCAGAACATCGTCGCGGTCAGGGCGGCCAATGAGCGAAATCTCGCCCAGCACGTCCAGGGCTTCAACTTTCGTAAAGGTGCTGTCGAAATCAATAATGTAATACGTCTGTTCGATTGGTTTGGTGAGCATGGGTGAGAAAGTCGCTATCGGAGCGACTCGTTGATCTGCTTATGGTTGTATCGTATTCGTTTCTGTTAAAAATTTAACCGCCCGTTCTTCCGACCAGTAGGTGCCGTTGATGCCATTCGCGAGCGATGGAAATCCACAATGACCGCCCTGTTCAGGAAACTCCATCCATACGGCGGGGAGTTCCCGCGCCAGCTCTTCCGGAAAACATTCGGGTGATAAAAATGGGTCATTTTTTGCATTGACAATCAGCGTTGGAATCGCAATGTTCGGTATAAACTGGAGCGAACTGCTTCGGGTATAATAATCGGTTACGTCCCGAAAACCATTCTGTGGAGCCGTAAACAGGTTGTCGAACTCCCGAATCGTTCGGACTTTGCTGATAACGTCCGTTGAAAAAACACCCGGCATGACCGCAGCTTTTTGTAACACTTTTCGTTTTAGCGTTCGATTAAACCGATAATTATAAACCAGACTATCCCATTGTTCGAGCCTGCGGGCCGAACCCATCAGATCGACAGGAACCGAAAACACAACAGCTTTCCGGATGGCCGGATGTATCGTTGCGCCTTGTTCACCGAGATATTTTAAGGTAACGTTTCCTCCTGCGCTGAAACCCATCAAACAAATTGTCTGATAGCCTTTCGAGAGGGCGTATTGTATGATGAAGTGAAGATCTCCCGTTTCTCCGATGTGGTAAAAACGCTGTTGGCGGTTCAATTCGCCACTGCACGAGCGGTAATGCCAGGCCAGACAATCGAAACCATGCTGAGTCAGATGGCGTACCATTCCGGCTAAGTACTGACTCGTTGAGTTACCTTCCAAGCCATGGGACAGAATAACCAGACAGTTTGCAGGTTGCCGTGAGGAGACTCCAGTAGCTGACTGGGTAGACTCGCTGCCGGCGGCTGCCTGCTGGCTGTTGACTGAAAAGGCCCAGTCCATATCCAGAAAATCATCATCCGGCGTTTCGATCCGTTCGCGGTCGTAAGAAACCGTAACCTTGCGAAATAGCGAGGGGATAATAGTTTGCAGGTGTCCGTTCCATAAACGGGCAGGTGGCTGGTAACTCGACGGCGCAATCAGCGGCATTACAACACGCGGGTGATTGAAGCCGCAAAGGTAAGGAAAACGATGACGCGTAATGCCTTTTATTTTGAAACTATCATTTTTCGGGCTAGCATACCGTAATCGGTTTCAAGGCGGTATACGTAAAGTCCAGGAGGAATATCCTGCATCGAAGCCGTAATGGTATGTTGACCGGCCTGAAAAGTGCCTTCAGCAAGCATTTTAATCGGTTGGCCGCTTAGATTAAATAAGCGTAGCGCTGCTGCTGCTGATTTGGGCAAGCTGAAGGTAATCTGTGCTGACTGGCTAACCGGATTAGGAGCATGACTGAGGTCGAACGGTATAGCTGGGGCCAGATCTTCCGTAGCCGTAATCACAAACGGGTCCGATACGTTCGAACAACCACCGATCGTAACACGTACGGAGTAGCTACCAGCTCCAGGTTTTATGCTTTGGGTCGTAGCATTCGGAATCAGTGCCCCTTTCAAAAGCCATTGGTTGCCGGTTGCACTGCTCGACGTAAGACCATTGGGGCCGAGTGTAAT comes from Spirosoma aureum and encodes:
- a CDS encoding aminotransferase class V-fold PLP-dependent enzyme — its product is MKQTYFTPGPAELYPTLYQHLQTAMDEQIGSISHRSQKFRDIYKFTDQQLRTLLTIPDTHGIFFTGSASEVWERVLFNCVEHESFHLVNGSFSRKFYDYANSLHKFAHLHEKPFGEGFDYADVEVPEYAELICLTHNETSSGVQMRTGDIHKLKRKYSKKLVVVDMVSSAPYPDLDFSVIDSAFFSVQKAFGMPAGLGVWIASQACLDKAERLQKYENLTVGAHNTLPTLWSHYKTFETPATPNVLFIYLLGKIAEDFNKIGIDTIRKQTEEKARMLYKFLDASDAYSPFVKQDRHRSQTVIVATTQKPSADVISNVKQAGMVVGTGYGKFKESQIRIANFPAVSIEQVDTLINQLQK
- a CDS encoding beta-N-acetylhexosaminidase, with translation MKIRTAGLLFLFLSITFANAQQPIHLIPQPVDIQVQRGSFSITKSASISYNKPQAQAVADMTAQKLNMPTGFGIRAQAGKKGAIRFDLNDTPDSKLGKEGYTLDASSKGIIITANEPAGLFYGMQSLLQLLPKEIESKTATTATWTIPAVRITDYPRFAWRGIMLDVSRHFFSKEDVKKYIDQLARLKYNTFHWHLTDDNGWRIEIKSLPKLTEVGAWRVQRAGHFGNRLDPKPGETASYGGFYTQEDIKEIIKFAQDRNVTIVPEIDVPGHSMAALAAYPELSCTKATVSVNPGTAFSEWYGNGTFKMLVENTLNPSDEKVYEFLDKVFTEVAALFPNPYIHVGGDECYKGYWAQDPGCQALMKQLNIRHVEDLQGYFMNRVEKILKAKGKKLLGWDEILEGGISPEATVMSWRGVKGGIEAAHMGHDVVMTPTTFAYIDYQQSDIDPPIYASLRTKKSYSFEPVPDGVDAKHILGGQANLWTEQVPNLRYAEYMSYPRSWALADVYWSPKEIKNWETFVPRMETHFDRADVAQINYSRAVYDAIIKTSLKNGKLVLELDSEVPNLDIFYSIDDTMPDAFSTKYSQPVELPDGPITLRVITYRAGKPIGHLIILSRDALQKRAGR
- a CDS encoding YheT family hydrolase; the encoded protein is MPLIAPSSYQPPARLWNGHLQTIIPSLFRKVTVSYDRERIETPDDDFLDMDWAFSVNSQQAAAGSESTQSATGVSSRQPANCLVILSHGLEGNSTSQYLAGMVRHLTQHGFDCLAWHYRSCSGELNRQQRFYHIGETGDLHFIIQYALSKGYQTICLMGFSAGGNVTLKYLGEQGATIHPAIRKAVVFSVPVDLMGSARRLEQWDSLVYNYRFNRTLKRKVLQKAAVMPGVFSTDVISKVRTIREFDNLFTAPQNGFRDVTDYYTRSSSLQFIPNIAIPTLIVNAKNDPFLSPECFPEELARELPAVWMEFPEQGGHCGFPSLANGINGTYWSEERAVKFLTETNTIQP
- a CDS encoding DinB family protein; this encodes MKNTAMESTQIDIQSRLLADCQEFLEVTDKLSEDQFKWQVDGKWSVAEVMQHLYLSARPVARLMTGPREVFSQWGQAEMPSRSYETIAAIYQKALTLRRQAPPSMSPRPEDMQVEKSVIIDRFSGIYQALTEATNGWSDDDLDLLLIPHPLLGYLTVREMLFFTSTHTQHHLRLLPKL
- the serA gene encoding phosphoglycerate dehydrogenase, whose translation is MLTKPIEQTYYIIDFDSTFTKVEALDVLGEISLIGRPDRDDVLDQIKAITDRGMSGEISFTESLELRLNLLKAHRDHLPALIETLMGKISDSFQRNKQFLSENAETIYVVSNGFREFIVPIVTSLGVLPDNVFANTFVFDETGSIVGFDRANPLSANGGKSQVIRNLNLDGEVYVIGDGYTDYEIRAAGLANRFYAFTENVLRPSVVAKADHIAPSLDEFLYHNHLSRSQSYPKSRIKVLLLENVHPVAVKLFEQEGFNVEIRKGALDEDELIEAIRDVSILGIRSKTMVTQRVLENANKLMTIGAFCIGTNQIDLTACTDRGIAVFNAPYSNTRSVVELAIGEIIMLIRNIVPKSNSMHKGVWDKSAKNSFEVRGKKLGLVGYGNIGTQLSVVAEALGMEVYFYDVVDKLALGNARKCKSLDELLAIADIISLHTDGRKENKNLISYREFGLMKNGVIFLNLSRGHIVDIPALVDAIERGKVAGVGVDVFPHEPKTNNEEFINALRNQPNVILTPHIGGSTEEAQENIGNFVPGKLLEYINNGSTYGSVNFPELQLPLLKGSHRLLHIHANVPGILAQMNNIFAKYHINIHGQYLKTNELIGYVITDVAKEYADEVVEELKQIDQTIKFRLLY